The Eremothecium gossypii ATCC 10895 chromosome IV, complete sequence genome contains a region encoding:
- the CMD1 gene encoding calmodulin (Syntenic homolog of Saccharomyces cerevisiae YBR109C (CMD1)), translating into MSQNLTEEQIAEFKEAFALFDKDNSGSISSSELATVMRSLGLSPSEAEVADLMNEIDVDGNHNIEFSEFLALMSRQLKSNDSEQELLEAFKVFDKNGDGLISAAELKHVLTSIGEKLTDAEVDEMLREVSDGSGEINIKQFAALLSK; encoded by the coding sequence ATGTCACAGAACTTGACTGAGGAGCAAATAGCAGAGTTCAAGGAGGCGTTTGCCCTTTTTGACAAGGACAACAGCGGTTCCATTTCATCGAGCGAGCTAGCTACTGTAATGAGATCGCTCGGACTCTCCCCCAGTGAGGCCGAGGTCGCTGATCTAATGAACGAAATCGACGTGGACGGTAATCACAACATCGAGTTCAGCGAGTTTTTGGCACTTATGTCGCGGCAGCTCAAGTCGAACGACTCAGAGCAGGAGTTGCTCGAGGCGTTCAAGGTGTTCGACAAGAACGGCGACGGCTTGATCTCCGCGGCAGAGTTAAAGCACGTGCTCACGTCGATCGGAGAGAAGCTAACCGACGCCGAGGTGGACGAAATGCTCAGAGAGGTCAGCGACGGATCTGGGGAGATCAACATCAAGCAATTTGCGGCGTTGCTGTCAAAATAA